One Parachlamydia sp. AcF125 DNA segment encodes these proteins:
- the prfB gene encoding peptide chain release factor 2 (programmed frameshift): protein MHNEVQLRLKNLEDRILHMWRYLDLASKEAKVRALEAEMETPTFWDNNDTAQKVINECNTLKAWTTPYYDLKVRFSNVNELLGEAFELDDEGLVQELLQELNSIEEHLKELEIRKMLSGELDNKNAFLSINAGAGGTEACDWVLMLSRMYQRWAAKKNWKVELIDTIDGDVAGIKSITYKFTGAFAYGYAKAEKGVHRLVRISPFDSNAKRHTSFASVDVTPEITEDIQIEIKPEDLRIDTFRASGAGGQHVNRTDSAVRLTHLPTGIVVSCQTQRSQLQNKETCYKMLRSKLYEMEVTARENALKAIGGEKKEIAWGSQIRNYVFQPYTLVKDTRTKVECGNIQAVMDGELDDFVNAYLMEFGG from the exons ATGCATAATGAAGTTCAACTACGATTAAAAAATCTAGAAGATCGAATTCTTCATATGTGGAGGTATCTT GACTTGGCTTCAAAGGAAGCGAAAGTTAGAGCGTTAGAAGCTGAAATGGAAACTCCCACATTTTGGGACAATAATGACACAGCTCAAAAAGTGATCAACGAATGTAATACCCTGAAAGCTTGGACAACTCCTTATTACGATCTCAAAGTACGGTTTTCAAATGTGAATGAATTGTTAGGAGAAGCTTTTGAGTTGGACGACGAAGGTTTGGTTCAAGAGCTTTTGCAAGAATTGAATTCCATTGAGGAACATTTGAAAGAACTTGAAATCAGAAAAATGCTTTCAGGAGAACTTGACAACAAAAACGCTTTTTTAAGTATCAATGCAGGCGCGGGGGGGACCGAAGCGTGTGATTGGGTACTCATGTTATCTCGGATGTATCAACGTTGGGCGGCCAAAAAAAATTGGAAAGTGGAGTTGATTGATACGATTGATGGAGATGTGGCGGGGATAAAGAGTATTACCTATAAATTTACCGGAGCTTTTGCTTATGGGTATGCCAAAGCAGAAAAAGGGGTGCATCGGCTGGTGCGTATTTCTCCTTTCGATAGCAATGCGAAAAGGCATACAAGCTTTGCATCAGTGGATGTAACCCCTGAAATTACAGAGGACATTCAGATCGAAATCAAGCCAGAAGACTTGCGCATTGATACCTTTAGAGCTTCAGGGGCTGGGGGGCAGCATGTGAACAGAACCGATTCAGCCGTTCGTTTAACCCATCTTCCCACAGGAATTGTGGTGTCATGCCAGACTCAGCGCAGTCAACTTCAGAACAAAGAAACTTGTTATAAAATGCTGCGTTCTAAGTTATATGAAATGGAAGTTACGGCGCGCGAAAATGCACTTAAGGCCATAGGTGGTGAGAAAAAAGAAATAGCATGGGGAAGCCAGATTCGCAATTACGTTTTTCAGCCCTATACTCTAGTGAAAGATACGCGCACTAAAGTAGAGTGTGGAAATATTCAAGCGGTTATGGATGGGGAGCTTGATGATTTTGTTAATGCTTACTTAATGGAGTTTGGGGGATGA
- a CDS encoding DNA-binding domain-containing protein: protein MSTEQTLVPPALQSIQEWFGSIIARPIDIDSHMNPISPSGQPMEMEAAHYIVPSPTLEPAQRIEIYNQQYWWRLLNVLHDTFPLVTRLFGYRDFNQILGFPYLVLYPPSHWFLQAIGDRLSLYIQECYRADDFQFVYDAAQLDCAFNQAFYTAHISTNLHEMMRGDSEAVLAKSLKLQPHMQIFAFKYELVKFREAFLKQEPDYWLEHDFPELKHTPCYCAVFRNRNNQVVTAPLAPDEYHFLSLFRTGCSIDQACEWLEEQTDSIFKNSAENLQEWFHKWFLGQWLMLDTK, encoded by the coding sequence ATGAGCACCGAACAAACACTTGTACCCCCTGCCCTTCAATCCATTCAAGAATGGTTTGGCAGTATCATCGCTCGCCCAATCGATATCGACAGCCACATGAATCCCATCTCCCCTAGCGGTCAACCTATGGAGATGGAAGCCGCTCATTATATTGTTCCAAGCCCGACCTTAGAGCCGGCCCAAAGAATTGAAATTTATAATCAACAATACTGGTGGCGGCTGCTGAATGTTTTGCACGATACCTTTCCCTTAGTCACACGTTTGTTTGGTTACCGGGATTTTAATCAAATTTTAGGCTTCCCTTATTTGGTGCTATACCCCCCTTCTCATTGGTTTTTACAAGCTATCGGAGACCGCCTTTCCCTCTATATTCAAGAATGTTATCGTGCGGATGATTTTCAGTTTGTCTATGATGCAGCTCAATTAGACTGCGCTTTCAATCAAGCTTTTTATACGGCCCACATTTCCACCAATCTCCATGAGATGATGCGAGGAGATTCGGAGGCTGTTCTAGCAAAAAGCTTGAAATTGCAACCCCACATGCAAATCTTTGCCTTCAAATATGAATTAGTAAAGTTCCGGGAAGCCTTCTTAAAGCAAGAGCCTGACTACTGGTTGGAGCATGACTTTCCTGAGCTTAAGCATACGCCCTGCTATTGCGCAGTTTTCAGAAATCGTAACAATCAAGTCGTTACCGCTCCCCTTGCTCCAGATGAATACCACTTTCTCTCTCTTTTCCGAACAGGTTGCTCGATTGACCAGGCTTGTGAATGGCTAGAAGAGCAAACAGATTCAATCTTTAAAAATAGCGCCGAAAATTTGCAAGAATGGTTTCATAAGTGGTTTTTAGGACAATGGTTAATGCTAGATACAAAATGA
- a CDS encoding transcription antitermination factor NusB produces the protein MSQTNPREAAFLAVYAFLKEGKFLAESLEEWKQRESPSPLDFAFAQDVAYGSVRMALTLDFTAKSMAKRQTLSLKIKEKALLRTALFQAAFQTTTPLYAIGHESVDLAKKYCHATFVSFLNALLRKAEKGLPPIPQENTPQDLSIRYSYPLPLVEAFLANFGLDTCKQILELGNRPSTTMVRLRPQTSLTHNEQDKLTRVPQLPPPLAFIKEASDIPLFARSPHFYIQNGTPYLLMEHLRQGAPPPGTILDLCASPGGKLLLAHDFYPSAPLFANDVSLPKIRTLQENCQKYQLEATLTCTKGEFYIANQRFDLIIVDAPCSNTGVLNKRPEARWRFSDQVLKQLEDTQLRLLSHAHTLLSEQGEIWYMTCSILSQENQKLVQKISRQCGLFMRTSHTILPNTLGLDGGFACALRLS, from the coding sequence ATGTCCCAAACAAATCCACGTGAAGCAGCCTTTTTGGCTGTTTATGCTTTTTTGAAAGAAGGAAAATTCCTCGCAGAATCTCTTGAAGAGTGGAAACAAAGAGAATCCCCTTCCCCTTTAGATTTTGCTTTTGCACAAGATGTTGCCTATGGTTCAGTTAGGATGGCGCTGACCTTAGATTTTACGGCAAAATCTATGGCTAAAAGGCAAACATTATCGCTAAAGATTAAAGAAAAAGCCCTCCTTCGAACGGCTTTATTCCAGGCTGCCTTTCAGACAACAACTCCCCTATACGCCATTGGACATGAGAGTGTCGATCTAGCAAAAAAATATTGCCATGCCACCTTTGTTTCTTTCTTAAATGCCTTATTGCGAAAGGCAGAAAAAGGGCTTCCCCCCATTCCTCAAGAAAATACGCCCCAAGATTTGAGCATTCGTTATTCTTACCCTCTTCCCCTCGTAGAAGCTTTTCTGGCCAATTTCGGCCTAGACACATGCAAACAAATTTTAGAGTTAGGAAATCGCCCCTCTACAACCATGGTTAGACTACGGCCCCAAACTTCTCTCACTCATAACGAACAAGACAAACTTACACGAGTGCCGCAGCTTCCCCCTCCTCTCGCTTTCATTAAAGAAGCAAGCGACATCCCTCTTTTTGCTCGATCTCCACATTTTTACATTCAAAACGGAACACCTTACCTTTTAATGGAGCACTTGCGCCAAGGTGCCCCTCCCCCTGGCACCATTTTAGACCTTTGCGCTTCCCCTGGTGGCAAATTATTGTTAGCGCATGATTTTTATCCTTCAGCACCTTTATTCGCCAATGACGTATCTCTCCCTAAAATTAGGACGCTACAAGAGAACTGCCAAAAATATCAATTAGAGGCCACCCTTACCTGCACAAAAGGAGAATTCTATATCGCCAATCAACGCTTTGATTTGATTATTGTAGATGCTCCCTGTAGCAACACAGGAGTGCTAAATAAACGGCCAGAAGCCCGTTGGAGATTTTCGGATCAAGTTCTTAAACAATTGGAAGACACCCAATTGCGCCTATTGTCGCATGCACACACTTTACTTTCGGAACAGGGAGAAATTTGGTATATGACCTGCAGTATTTTAAGCCAAGAAAACCAAAAGCTTGTGCAAAAAATCAGCCGCCAATGTGGGCTTTTCATGCGAACCAGCCATACCATTCTTCCGAATACTTTAGGGTTAGATGGCGGATTTGCTTGTGCTCTGCGGCTCAGTTAG
- a CDS encoding rod shape-determining protein MreC: MKRTQSHSYLLVFCFLFLLVSIPLQTAEKMKGSVSALLGPSWESLTNFRLRLTSFLAFPKTGDPFEGQVEQKLKELELENELLTTEIERLRLITEGEKRDPGIEKPPLALRGIPAKVIFRSPSSWNSSLWLNVGSAKNEELGFSYICKNSPVMLGKSVIGVVDYVGKKQSRVKLITDPGLTLSVRVHRGHAQKITLLENVDRLIQSWSASCVADEHLKKSLEDLKEKLKKETPLRLLLAKGELKGCSKSLWRSQIPCLRGTGFNYDFADQEGPARDLRTGIPEDVPLSQRATCQAPPLVKVDDLLVTTGMDGIFPAGLHVAKVVNIYPLKEGDYFYELEAEPTAGSMDDLSVAFILPPLGFNSLDLPPPIHR; this comes from the coding sequence ATGAAGCGCACCCAATCTCATTCCTACCTTTTAGTTTTTTGTTTTTTATTCTTACTTGTCAGTATTCCTTTGCAAACAGCTGAAAAAATGAAGGGAAGCGTGTCTGCCTTATTAGGGCCTTCTTGGGAAAGCTTGACTAACTTCAGGTTAAGACTAACGTCTTTTTTAGCTTTCCCTAAAACAGGAGACCCTTTTGAAGGACAAGTAGAACAAAAACTGAAAGAATTAGAATTGGAGAACGAGCTTTTAACCACAGAAATTGAGCGGTTACGTTTGATAACAGAAGGGGAGAAAAGAGATCCAGGAATAGAAAAACCTCCCTTAGCGCTCCGTGGAATTCCTGCAAAAGTGATTTTTCGCTCTCCCTCCTCGTGGAATAGTTCCTTATGGCTAAATGTAGGCTCTGCTAAAAATGAGGAATTGGGGTTTTCTTACATTTGTAAAAACAGTCCCGTCATGTTAGGAAAGTCAGTCATTGGAGTGGTTGACTATGTGGGAAAAAAACAATCGCGAGTTAAGCTTATTACAGATCCAGGCTTGACCCTTTCGGTTAGAGTACATAGGGGACATGCACAAAAAATCACTCTTTTGGAAAACGTAGATAGGCTTATTCAGTCATGGTCAGCCTCTTGTGTGGCGGATGAACATTTGAAAAAGTCACTTGAAGATTTGAAAGAGAAATTAAAAAAAGAGACACCTCTAAGGTTATTGCTTGCCAAAGGGGAATTAAAAGGGTGCAGCAAATCTTTATGGAGATCACAGATCCCTTGCTTGCGTGGAACAGGGTTTAATTATGACTTCGCAGATCAAGAAGGCCCCGCCAGAGATTTACGAACGGGTATTCCCGAGGATGTGCCGCTTTCACAGCGGGCTACCTGCCAAGCTCCCCCTTTAGTTAAAGTCGATGATCTTCTGGTCACAACTGGAATGGATGGTATTTTCCCTGCTGGATTGCATGTGGCAAAGGTCGTTAATATCTACCCTTTAAAAGAAGGCGATTATTTTTATGAACTTGAGGCAGAACCAACAGCCGGGAGTATGGACGATCTTTCTGTCGCATTTATTCTTCCTCCCTTGGGATTTAATTCTTTAGATTTGCCTCCCCCTATCCATCGGTAA
- a CDS encoding DUF692 domain-containing protein: MRKNSNIPNLGIGVGLRIPHYHEIFRDQPDIDWFEIISENFMVEGGLPLENLERILERYPVVQHGVSLAIGSPDPLDFDYLKKLKDLTKLTKTPWVSDHLCWGRLPGAHYHDLLPLPRTKEVIDYVAERARIVQDYLELPFALENLSSYVAYKADEMPEWDFYTAVVEKADIYMMLDVNNVYVSSRNHGFAPQTYWENIPLDRVLQIHLAGHSDYGAYILDTHDHPVIDEVWQIYAEVYPKTGGVSTLLEWDDNFLSFQDTWNEALKAKQFQQSLISCKG; this comes from the coding sequence ATGAGAAAAAATTCTAATATCCCCAATTTAGGAATTGGCGTTGGCCTCAGAATCCCTCACTATCATGAGATTTTTCGCGATCAACCGGATATTGACTGGTTTGAAATCATTAGCGAAAATTTCATGGTAGAGGGTGGCTTACCGCTCGAAAATCTTGAAAGAATTCTTGAGCGTTATCCCGTGGTGCAGCATGGAGTCTCCTTGGCAATCGGAAGCCCAGATCCTTTAGATTTCGACTATCTAAAAAAATTAAAAGATCTAACAAAACTCACCAAAACCCCATGGGTGTCAGACCATCTGTGCTGGGGTAGGCTTCCGGGGGCCCATTATCACGATCTCCTCCCTCTTCCTCGCACAAAAGAAGTCATCGACTACGTTGCTGAACGCGCTCGCATTGTGCAAGATTACTTGGAGCTACCCTTTGCTTTAGAAAATCTTTCCTCCTATGTGGCTTATAAAGCAGATGAAATGCCCGAATGGGATTTTTATACAGCAGTGGTAGAAAAAGCCGACATCTATATGATGTTGGATGTCAACAACGTCTACGTTTCAAGTCGCAATCATGGATTTGCCCCTCAAACTTATTGGGAAAATATTCCTCTTGATCGCGTGCTTCAAATTCACTTAGCCGGGCATTCCGATTATGGCGCCTATATTTTAGATACGCATGACCATCCGGTCATTGATGAAGTATGGCAAATTTATGCAGAAGTTTATCCTAAGACAGGCGGTGTTTCAACATTGCTAGAATGGGATGATAATTTTCTTAGTTTCCAAGATACCTGGAACGAAGCTTTGAAAGCTAAGCAGTTTCAACAATCCCTCATCAGTTGCAAAGGGTAG
- a CDS encoding putative Na+/H+ antiporter, which produces MRKMPDDKSLLELPPNRLVVNKPTRSFWRAVSYCLLLLATVEIGYFLYNGAFYFASPNPLILSLAEYGDTSLDSTWEQLWYRIQRQPFNLLSLIIFLCAITHTFFAHKFMEKSNQLKAAQKDLENPSSFENFKIEILHFLGEVEIVFGVWVIPLILCMGYLYNWKTAIHYLNGISYIEPLFVVVIMAITSTKPIIYLAEKGLKWVARVGGESVKSWWWVLLTIGPLTGSFITEPGAMTICALLLAKQFYHLKPTPLLAYATLGLLFTNISVGGVLTNFAAPPVLMVSKVWDWSSQNMLMQFGWKAVCGILIANFLYYQLFRKEFSQLEIKRQQLKISQKDESQSIPAWICLAHIFFLAWMVLHAHYPVVFIGTFLLFIGFYRATLPFQWELELKTPILVGFFLAGLVIHGTLQAWWISPLLGHASKEILLGLSILLTAFNDNAEITFLATLIPTFTEPMKYAVLAGSVTGGGLTVIANAPNPLGQAILAPYFADGISTLYLFLGALIPTLIMGSMFYFF; this is translated from the coding sequence ATGAGAAAAATGCCTGACGATAAATCTCTTTTAGAATTGCCACCTAATCGATTGGTTGTGAATAAGCCCACCAGAAGTTTTTGGCGGGCGGTGTCTTACTGTTTACTCCTCTTAGCAACCGTGGAGATCGGTTATTTCCTGTACAATGGGGCCTTTTATTTTGCATCCCCAAATCCGCTTATTTTATCTTTAGCAGAATACGGAGATACTTCCTTAGACAGCACGTGGGAACAGTTATGGTATCGCATTCAAAGGCAACCTTTTAATTTGCTTTCTTTAATCATTTTTCTTTGTGCGATCACGCATACCTTTTTTGCGCATAAGTTTATGGAAAAGTCTAATCAACTGAAAGCTGCTCAAAAAGATTTAGAAAACCCCTCTTCATTTGAAAATTTTAAAATAGAAATTTTGCATTTTTTAGGGGAAGTAGAAATTGTCTTTGGAGTGTGGGTAATTCCTCTGATTTTATGTATGGGATACCTTTACAATTGGAAGACTGCCATCCACTATCTAAATGGGATTAGCTATATCGAGCCTTTATTTGTGGTGGTAATCATGGCAATTACCTCTACCAAACCTATCATTTATTTAGCGGAAAAGGGGTTGAAGTGGGTAGCAAGAGTAGGAGGAGAATCAGTTAAATCTTGGTGGTGGGTGCTTTTGACTATAGGACCTTTGACAGGATCGTTTATAACCGAGCCCGGAGCGATGACAATTTGTGCCTTACTTCTAGCTAAACAGTTTTATCATTTAAAGCCGACCCCCCTTTTAGCTTATGCCACTTTGGGATTGCTATTTACCAATATTTCGGTGGGGGGAGTTCTGACAAACTTTGCGGCGCCTCCCGTCTTGATGGTAAGCAAGGTGTGGGATTGGAGCAGCCAAAACATGTTAATGCAGTTTGGATGGAAGGCGGTTTGTGGGATTTTAATCGCAAACTTTTTATATTATCAGTTGTTTCGAAAAGAATTTTCCCAATTGGAGATAAAAAGGCAGCAATTGAAAATTTCCCAAAAGGATGAATCGCAATCTATTCCTGCGTGGATTTGCCTGGCACATATTTTCTTTCTGGCATGGATGGTGCTGCATGCCCATTATCCAGTCGTCTTCATTGGAACATTTTTGTTATTTATAGGTTTCTATCGAGCCACACTCCCTTTTCAGTGGGAATTGGAGCTTAAAACTCCCATCTTAGTGGGGTTTTTCTTGGCCGGTTTAGTCATCCATGGAACCTTACAAGCTTGGTGGATTTCCCCCTTACTTGGGCATGCTTCCAAGGAGATTTTGCTTGGCCTTTCCATTTTATTGACTGCCTTCAATGACAATGCAGAAATTACTTTTTTGGCGACCTTAATTCCTACTTTTACAGAGCCGATGAAGTATGCGGTGTTGGCAGGATCGGTGACAGGCGGAGGCCTTACAGTGATTGCCAATGCTCCTAACCCGCTTGGGCAAGCTATTTTAGCCCCTTATTTTGCAGATGGAATTTCGACCCTTTATCTCTTTTTAGGGGCTCTTATTCCCACTCTGATTATGGGGAGCATGTTTTATTTTTTCTAA